A region of Candidatus Cloacimonadota bacterium DNA encodes the following proteins:
- a CDS encoding Rrf2 family transcriptional regulator, which produces MSVSTKTEYALRALLEIPDKSSISAQSICDKQNLPKKYTEQLLRSLKKAGLVVSSPGALGGYTLARPASRITLLDIMDAVEDRNAEMNCARDKQFCLGDDCGLQAVFNELAKKQRGLFRGYSLANIIKDLKQEKQ; this is translated from the coding sequence ATGTCCGTGAGCACGAAAACGGAATACGCTCTCAGGGCTTTGCTGGAAATCCCGGATAAATCCAGCATTTCAGCCCAAAGTATCTGCGATAAACAGAATCTGCCCAAAAAGTATACGGAACAGCTTTTGCGCTCGCTCAAAAAAGCCGGATTGGTGGTGAGCAGTCCCGGAGCTTTGGGCGGATATACCCTGGCGAGACCAGCTTCGCGTATCACTTTGTTGGATATCATGGACGCCGTGGAAGACCGCAACGCGGAGATGAATTGCGCTCGGGACAAGCAGTTTTGTCTGGGTGACGATTGCGGTTTACAGGCGGTTTTCAACGAACTGGCAAAAAAGCAGCGGGGTCTTTTCCGTGGATACAGCCTCGCCAACATCATTAAAGATTTAAAACAGGAGAAACAATGA
- a CDS encoding DUF59 domain-containing protein has product MQYSQKVLDHFMNPHNVGKMENPDAVATEGSPACGDQVTIYLKIDEASKKIDDISFLSYGCASNIATASIITDLAKGKTLDEAKKISWKDAMDALDGLPPVKVHCSVLASDTLQTAISNYEIEHGLKEVPNFGKETIIEELKKIIYPQVGEDIVTLKMVKYVGFDDGEVLIDMNIMSFDEWRDNVAEEIREHLSKFPEVKNIKINFP; this is encoded by the coding sequence ATGCAATATTCACAAAAAGTTTTGGACCACTTCATGAACCCCCACAACGTTGGGAAAATGGAGAACCCTGACGCCGTCGCCACCGAAGGCAGCCCCGCCTGCGGAGACCAGGTTACCATCTACCTTAAAATCGATGAAGCCAGTAAAAAGATAGATGACATCAGTTTTTTGAGCTATGGCTGTGCCTCAAACATCGCCACAGCCAGCATTATCACCGACCTCGCCAAAGGAAAAACCCTGGATGAAGCCAAAAAAATCAGTTGGAAAGACGCCATGGACGCCCTGGATGGGCTTCCGCCCGTGAAAGTTCACTGCTCGGTTTTGGCGTCGGATACCCTGCAGACCGCAATTTCGAACTATGAGATTGAGCACGGTTTGAAAGAGGTTCCAAATTTTGGCAAAGAGACCATCATCGAGGAATTGAAGAAAATCATCTATCCGCAAGTGGGAGAGGATATTGTGACTCTTAAAATGGTCAAATATGTGGGATTTGATGATGGTGAGGTGTTGATTGATATGAACATCATGAGCTTCGATGAATGGCGTGATAACGTTGCCGAAGAAATCCGTGAACACCTATCCAAGTTTCCGGAAGTGAAGAATATCAAGATTAATTTTCCCTAA
- a CDS encoding ABC transporter ATP-binding protein has translation MIEVKKLGCAYDNHFVLRELDLRLNSDEFTVLVGPNGAGKSTLIHALLGFLPILEGEVRLFDRPLSSYRRSELARLTALVSQETVFQFDYPVRDIVLMGRYPYLGLMQSWLPQDLEAVDKVLEQLGLSKFADRFFSQLSGGEKQRVLIARALAQETSYIFLDETLSQLDINHQVEIMARLREIVHNNGKGILLISHNLNLGANFADRMVLLSQGRVLGSGTPEEMMQPRLLRELFGLELQTMLNPVTGKPNLLYPGIP, from the coding sequence ATGATTGAAGTAAAAAAACTTGGCTGCGCCTATGACAACCACTTCGTATTACGCGAGTTAGACCTGCGCTTGAACTCCGATGAGTTCACCGTGCTCGTCGGTCCCAATGGCGCCGGGAAATCCACCCTAATCCACGCCTTGCTGGGCTTTTTGCCCATCCTGGAGGGCGAGGTCCGCCTCTTTGACCGTCCCCTTTCCAGCTATCGCCGTTCCGAACTGGCACGCCTGACCGCTCTCGTCTCCCAGGAAACAGTGTTTCAATTCGATTATCCCGTGCGGGACATCGTTCTCATGGGTCGCTACCCCTATCTGGGATTGATGCAAAGCTGGCTGCCCCAGGATTTGGAAGCGGTGGACAAGGTATTGGAACAGTTGGGTTTAAGCAAATTTGCCGACCGCTTCTTTTCCCAGCTCAGCGGTGGTGAAAAACAGCGGGTTTTAATCGCGAGAGCGCTGGCTCAGGAAACCTCCTACATTTTCCTCGATGAAACCCTTTCCCAGCTTGATATTAACCATCAGGTGGAAATCATGGCGCGTCTGCGTGAAATCGTTCACAACAATGGCAAAGGTATCCTCCTCATTTCCCACAACCTCAATCTGGGCGCGAATTTCGCCGACAGAATGGTCCTGCTTTCCCAGGGCAGAGTCTTGGGAAGCGGAACCCCTGAGGAAATGATGCAGCCTCGGCTTCTGCGAGAGCTTTTCGGGCTCGAACTTCAAACCATGCTCAACCCGGTGACGGGAAAACCAAATTTACTCTATCCAGGAATACCATGA
- a CDS encoding cysteine desulfurase, with the protein MTPGKIYLDNCVTTPLDPEVLEAMLPYFSEKFWMPGTFISTGESTNSALDDFRQTIAETLNAQAGEIHFTSGGTIANNIAIKGLANAHASSGKHAIVSLVDYPDLLTNAAWLEKKGFEVTYLEPDAEGVVGAEKLAAAIRNDTTLFLTTIVNHVVGTIQPMAEYKKVLENAGHKIFWHADAGQAYGKMPLDLQELGVDTLSISAHKIHGPQGVGALFVRKGTRIAQIIHGVSRVGSIQPGGVSIALIAGFAKAVQITFADLDATISKLRGLSNYLLERLEAEIPEIELNGPRGEKRASHNINISIAYIEGEAITMMLDLKGITVATGSACASQGLKPSYVLMAMGKNHVQSHGSMKFTLSRYNTKEQIDFAVASLAKITAQLRERSPLYQATHSQEK; encoded by the coding sequence ATGACGCCCGGAAAAATTTACCTGGATAACTGCGTCACCACGCCGCTGGACCCAGAAGTCCTCGAGGCCATGCTGCCCTATTTCAGCGAGAAATTTTGGATGCCTGGAACCTTCATCAGCACTGGGGAATCCACCAACAGCGCTTTGGATGATTTTCGCCAAACGATTGCGGAGACTTTGAACGCCCAAGCTGGTGAAATTCATTTTACATCTGGTGGAACCATCGCCAACAACATTGCCATCAAGGGTTTGGCAAACGCCCACGCTTCCAGCGGGAAACATGCCATCGTTTCGCTGGTGGATTATCCAGACCTGCTCACAAACGCCGCCTGGCTTGAAAAAAAGGGTTTTGAAGTGACTTATTTGGAGCCGGACGCGGAGGGTGTGGTTGGCGCGGAAAAATTGGCGGCTGCCATCAGAAATGATACCACACTGTTTTTGACCACCATCGTGAACCACGTTGTGGGCACCATTCAGCCCATGGCGGAATATAAAAAGGTGTTGGAAAACGCCGGACACAAAATCTTTTGGCACGCAGACGCTGGTCAGGCCTATGGAAAGATGCCTCTGGATTTGCAGGAATTGGGAGTGGACACCCTCAGCATTTCCGCTCATAAAATCCATGGACCGCAGGGTGTTGGCGCTCTTTTTGTGAGAAAAGGAACCAGAATCGCCCAGATTATCCACGGAGTGAGCCGTGTGGGCAGCATTCAACCCGGAGGAGTCAGCATCGCCCTCATCGCTGGATTTGCCAAAGCGGTTCAAATCACTTTCGCCGACCTCGACGCCACGATTTCCAAACTGCGTGGGCTTTCAAACTATTTGTTGGAACGTCTGGAGGCGGAAATTCCTGAAATCGAACTTAACGGCCCTCGCGGTGAAAAGCGCGCCAGCCACAATATCAACATTTCGATTGCCTACATCGAGGGTGAGGCCATCACGATGATGCTGGATTTGAAAGGCATCACCGTCGCCACCGGTTCGGCCTGTGCCTCTCAGGGCCTCAAGCCCAGTTACGTGTTGATGGCGATGGGCAAAAACCACGTCCAAAGCCATGGCTCGATGAAATTTACCCTTTCCCGCTACAACACAAAAGAGCAGATAGATTTTGCGGTTGCCAGTCTGGCGAAAATCACAGCCCAACTGCGCGAACGCAGCCCACTTTACCAAGCCACCCATTCTCAGGAGAAATAA
- a CDS encoding oligosaccharide flippase family protein, translating into MGYKENIASNLGSQIIRIAVGALTGIVVARVLGPAGMGKVAYILLVFTLLGDYGHLGLNNANMYFLKRGAQSRKHLFGVNITSLAMLSLLAATAVLSLRATGLILQSYHWGYIVAGLAFSISDLFFTNLQSWYVGDERIRESNRYIIGVFLLKNALLLGLWISGMLSPFRYFSLMVLGMLLNATLLWLKVRQKYTPAFDFGLLRSEFGYGGILWLGSIFSFLFLRADQFMIKNMLGLAELGTYSISVSLAELLFLVPISVSSAFLGKLYNTEDPNSARLLLSRTLKLTLYACAALAAVGIPLSFLIPFVYGKAYTGAIYSTMVLLVGAVLSSPARVGMQYFFTLGRPKVHLWASLATLLTNISLNFVLIPRLGILGAAIASGIAYALYGLIYIFLFLGPEKFSFNELFLLNAKDLQELFKRP; encoded by the coding sequence ATGGGATACAAGGAAAATATCGCCAGCAATCTTGGCAGCCAGATAATCCGAATTGCTGTGGGAGCGCTCACTGGCATTGTTGTCGCCCGTGTTTTGGGTCCCGCCGGAATGGGTAAAGTGGCATATATCCTGCTGGTTTTCACCCTTTTGGGAGATTATGGGCACCTTGGCTTGAACAACGCCAATATGTATTTCCTGAAGCGTGGAGCCCAGTCTCGCAAACACCTCTTTGGCGTGAATATAACATCTTTGGCAATGCTTTCCCTGCTTGCTGCCACTGCGGTTTTGAGTTTGCGCGCCACAGGCCTCATCCTGCAGAGTTATCATTGGGGCTACATCGTTGCCGGGCTTGCCTTTAGCATATCCGACCTGTTTTTCACCAACCTCCAATCCTGGTATGTGGGTGATGAACGCATCCGCGAAAGCAACCGCTATATCATTGGGGTTTTCCTGCTGAAAAACGCGCTGCTACTGGGTCTCTGGATTTCCGGCATGCTGTCACCTTTCCGCTATTTTTCGCTGATGGTTTTGGGTATGCTGCTGAACGCCACGCTGCTTTGGCTGAAAGTGAGGCAAAAATACACCCCGGCTTTTGATTTCGGATTGCTGAGGTCGGAATTTGGCTACGGCGGTATCCTCTGGCTGGGTTCAATTTTTTCATTTTTGTTTTTGCGAGCCGATCAATTCATGATAAAAAACATGTTGGGCTTGGCTGAACTGGGGACATATTCCATCTCCGTAAGCCTGGCAGAATTGCTCTTTTTGGTGCCCATAAGCGTCAGTTCCGCTTTTTTGGGAAAACTTTACAACACAGAAGACCCCAATTCAGCCCGGCTTCTGCTTTCCCGAACCCTGAAACTGACCCTGTATGCCTGCGCGGCTTTGGCAGCCGTGGGTATTCCGCTCAGCTTTTTAATCCCGTTTGTATATGGAAAAGCATATACAGGCGCAATTTACAGTACCATGGTTCTGTTGGTCGGAGCGGTGCTTTCCTCCCCCGCCCGGGTGGGAATGCAATACTTTTTTACCTTGGGACGGCCAAAAGTGCATCTGTGGGCAAGCTTGGCAACCCTGCTCACAAACATTAGCTTGAACTTCGTTTTAATCCCACGCTTGGGGATTCTGGGCGCGGCGATTGCCTCTGGTATTGCCTACGCGCTTTACGGACTTATCTACATTTTCCTGTTCCTGGGCCCGGAAAAATTCTCTTTTAATGAGCTTTTCCTATTGAATGCCAAAGATTTACAAGAACTTTTCAAACGCCCATGA
- a CDS encoding class I SAM-dependent methyltransferase has protein sequence MDPREHYRQDALEFDYFEDGKMNPAEQRRTQFTLSICDIRPGMKVLDLGSGRGWFSLEAAKLGAEVTAMDLSEENLARIKDMNPKIETVYGDACELQDLGKKFDLIVALEMMEHLVEPALALQNCREYLKPGGTLLITVPYREEIRYSLCVHCNRKTPVNAHLHSFDQAKVAALLWENGFKVQRSIRFYHKAMAALRLNQLTRKMPFSVWRTLDKLSGLSGDKWFYLAVKARLRN, from the coding sequence ATGGATCCACGAGAACATTATCGCCAAGACGCGCTGGAATTTGACTATTTTGAGGACGGGAAAATGAATCCCGCCGAGCAAAGACGCACCCAGTTTACGCTTTCCATTTGCGATATCCGACCCGGCATGAAGGTTTTGGATTTGGGCAGCGGCAGAGGTTGGTTCAGCTTGGAAGCCGCAAAACTGGGCGCGGAGGTGACCGCCATGGACCTCAGCGAAGAAAACCTGGCTCGAATCAAGGACATGAATCCCAAAATTGAAACGGTTTATGGTGATGCCTGCGAGCTTCAGGATTTGGGCAAAAAGTTTGACCTCATCGTGGCGTTGGAGATGATGGAACACTTGGTGGAACCAGCCTTGGCGCTGCAAAATTGCCGGGAATACCTCAAACCCGGAGGGACGCTGTTGATTACCGTGCCCTACCGCGAGGAAATCAGGTATTCACTGTGTGTCCATTGCAACCGGAAAACCCCTGTGAACGCGCATTTGCATAGTTTCGACCAAGCCAAAGTGGCAGCGTTGTTGTGGGAAAACGGGTTCAAGGTTCAACGTAGTATCAGGTTCTACCACAAAGCGATGGCGGCTTTGCGTTTGAACCAATTAACCCGAAAAATGCCATTTTCTGTCTGGCGGACTTTGGATAAATTATCCGGGTTGAGTGGTGATAAATGGTTTTATCTGGCGGTGAAGGCGCGTTTAAGAAACTGA